A genomic window from Cydia strobilella chromosome 26, ilCydStro3.1, whole genome shotgun sequence includes:
- the LOC134753231 gene encoding uncharacterized protein LOC134753231 has translation MSEKSKSVSSTAPKSYKSRPSTFGPPTTRRSIVPSTTMKDRYTRPTKINKNASCISEADLTMRPEVSIPDFETENKPVAYGKFLRSMLEDCLLDEKIEREETDLDKQMALLADRFQKTMSQLDKTNRRLKEISFVQEQERLIELRHKDNAKIFEATAKSTAPEILNSLSNTEQAHLDKLVTKNVDFGYDKNSGYKQLLDAVQDAIGGLEDIKKHSNLDLNKFKEYENTKTVSEQMELRKMDLEMLKTEFEVKFPKFSEKLLKEASEKFAKMVEDGEE, from the exons ATGTCTGAAAAATCTAAATCGGTGTCATCAACGGCCCCAAAATCGTACAAAAGTCGACCTTCGACTTTCGGGCCACCAACTACGCGTCGTTCCATCGTTCCGTCGACCACAATGAAAGATCGCTACACACGTCCTACGAAAATCAACAAAAACGCGAGTTGTATTAGCGAGGCCGATTTAACAATGCGTCCGGAGGTCTCTATACCTGATTTTGAGACGGAAAACAAGCCAGTGGCGTACGGGAAGTTTCTACGTTCGATGTTGGAAGACTGTTTGCTGGATGAGAAGATTGAAAGGGAAGAAACGGATCTGGATAAACAAATGGCACTGTTGGCGGACAGGTTCCAGAAGACCATGTCGCAGTTGGACAAGACTAATAGGCGGCTGAAGGAGATATCGTTCGTTCAGGAACAGGAGAG ACTAATCGAACTGCGACACAAAGACAACGCTAAAATCTTTGAAGCAACTGCCAAGAGTACTGCTCCGGAGATCCTGAACAGCCTGTCTAACACTGAGCAAGCTCACCTAGACAAGCTCGTTACAAAGAACGTGGATTTCGGCTACGACAAGAACAGCGGGTACAAGCAACTACTTGATGCTGTACAAGATGCCATCGGAGGTTTAGAAGATATCAAGAAGCATTCAAACTTAGATCTGAACAAGTTTAAAGAATATGAGAATACGAAAACTGTGTCCGAGCAAATGGAATTGAGAAAAATGGACTTGGAGATGTTGAAGACGGAGTTTGAGGTTAAGTTTCCGAAGTTTAGCGAGAAACTGTTGAAGGAGGCTTCGGAGAAGTTTGCTAAGATGGTTGAGGATGGGGAGGAATGA